From the genome of Nicotiana sylvestris chromosome 2, ASM39365v2, whole genome shotgun sequence, one region includes:
- the LOC104228244 gene encoding defective in cullin neddylation protein AAR3 isoform X2, with the protein MDSPAVNHLDIFDIYRRYCEIMSGTYAAGSGEDDLQKARFSREALNQLMKFVESSLHIRPAIFEEVYKLMLRLNLEADFSEFSRFYDFVFFICRENGQKNITISKAVTAWKLVLARRFRLLDHWCNFVEKNQRYNISEDTWQQVLAFSRSVHENLEGYDRGGAWPVLIDDFVEHMYRIGGVDTISNSFCSCGDSGAQSFEDSFPGLKAFPGLKRKSCGNLQREEESYDGYPVMDVIVNSKRRHIKFGNQSFHWTDNQSHGCLETVKPNYPLNHSASPCAVEGCLSKSLAGLFSSPSRLQFDEERRVSYT; encoded by the exons ATGGACTCCCCCGCTGTCAATCACTTGGATATCTTCGATATTTATCGCCGATATTGTG AAATCATGTCTGGAACATATGCTGCTGGGAGCGGAGAAGACGACCTGCAGAAAGCGAGATTCTCAAGAGAGGCATTGAATCAGCTTATGAAGTTCGTGGAGTCAAGTTTGCACATAAG GCCGGCTATCTTTGAAGAAGTGTACAAGCTTATGTTGCGGTTAAATTTGGAG GCTGACTTCTCCGAGTTCTCCCGTTTCTATGATTTTGTTTTCTTCATTTGCAGAGAAAATGGACAAAAGAACATCA cCATAAGCAAAGCTGTTACTGCCTGGAAATTAGTTTTAGCTAGAAGGTTTCGGCTACTTGACCACTGGTGCAACTTTGTTGAG AAAAATCAGCGATACAATATATCCGAGGATACTTGGCAGCAAGTTTTGGCCTTTAGCCGTTCTGTGCATGAAAATCTTGAAGGGTATGATCGGGGAG GAGCTTGGCCAGTTTTGATTGATGACTTTGTGGAGCACATGTACAG GATTGGAGGAGTCGATACTATTTCTAACTCATTCTGTAGCTGTGGTGATTCAGGAGCCCAGTCATTTGAGGATTCTTTCCCTG GACTGAAAGCTTTTCCTGGTTTGAAGAGGAAGTCTTGTGGCAATTTGCAAAGAGAAGAAGAATCATATGATGGGTATCCTGTCATGGATGTGATTGTCAATTCCAAGAGGAGGCACATTAAATTTGGCAACCAAAGTTTTCACTGGACTGACAACCAATCACATGGTTGCTTGGAAACGGTTAAACCAAACTACCCCTTAAATCATTCTGCATCTCCATGCGCTGTTGAAGGTTGCCTGTCCAAGAGTCTTGCCGGACTCTTCTCAAGTCCTTCGCGTTTGCAGTTTGATGAAGAAAGGAGAGTTTCCTATACATAG
- the LOC104228244 gene encoding defective in cullin neddylation protein AAR3 isoform X1 has translation MDSPAVNHLDIFDIYRRYCEIMSGTYAAGSGEDDLQKARFSREALNQLMKFVESSLHIRHVFVFIHGRPAIFEEVYKLMLRLNLEADFSEFSRFYDFVFFICRENGQKNITISKAVTAWKLVLARRFRLLDHWCNFVEKNQRYNISEDTWQQVLAFSRSVHENLEGYDRGGAWPVLIDDFVEHMYRIGGVDTISNSFCSCGDSGAQSFEDSFPGLKAFPGLKRKSCGNLQREEESYDGYPVMDVIVNSKRRHIKFGNQSFHWTDNQSHGCLETVKPNYPLNHSASPCAVEGCLSKSLAGLFSSPSRLQFDEERRVSYT, from the exons ATGGACTCCCCCGCTGTCAATCACTTGGATATCTTCGATATTTATCGCCGATATTGTG AAATCATGTCTGGAACATATGCTGCTGGGAGCGGAGAAGACGACCTGCAGAAAGCGAGATTCTCAAGAGAGGCATTGAATCAGCTTATGAAGTTCGTGGAGTCAAGTTTGCACATAAGGCATGTATTCG TTTTCATCCATGGCAGGCCGGCTATCTTTGAAGAAGTGTACAAGCTTATGTTGCGGTTAAATTTGGAG GCTGACTTCTCCGAGTTCTCCCGTTTCTATGATTTTGTTTTCTTCATTTGCAGAGAAAATGGACAAAAGAACATCA cCATAAGCAAAGCTGTTACTGCCTGGAAATTAGTTTTAGCTAGAAGGTTTCGGCTACTTGACCACTGGTGCAACTTTGTTGAG AAAAATCAGCGATACAATATATCCGAGGATACTTGGCAGCAAGTTTTGGCCTTTAGCCGTTCTGTGCATGAAAATCTTGAAGGGTATGATCGGGGAG GAGCTTGGCCAGTTTTGATTGATGACTTTGTGGAGCACATGTACAG GATTGGAGGAGTCGATACTATTTCTAACTCATTCTGTAGCTGTGGTGATTCAGGAGCCCAGTCATTTGAGGATTCTTTCCCTG GACTGAAAGCTTTTCCTGGTTTGAAGAGGAAGTCTTGTGGCAATTTGCAAAGAGAAGAAGAATCATATGATGGGTATCCTGTCATGGATGTGATTGTCAATTCCAAGAGGAGGCACATTAAATTTGGCAACCAAAGTTTTCACTGGACTGACAACCAATCACATGGTTGCTTGGAAACGGTTAAACCAAACTACCCCTTAAATCATTCTGCATCTCCATGCGCTGTTGAAGGTTGCCTGTCCAAGAGTCTTGCCGGACTCTTCTCAAGTCCTTCGCGTTTGCAGTTTGATGAAGAAAGGAGAGTTTCCTATACATAG